A stretch of DNA from Maridesulfovibrio sp.:
ATATCGAATTTCTTGGCATCAATCTCGGACATGGAATAAAGCAGAATAAAAAAGACCAACAGAAGCATGGAAAGATCCGCAAAGGTGGTTATCCACTCATTGGAATCATCTTCTTCCTCGCCGTCATCCTGAATCAGCGAACCTTTAAGGAGTTCGTCATCCATGGCTAGTCTCCGGTACGGTCCTTGGGAGCCTGGAAGGATGACAGCTTTTCATAAACCAGTCTCGGGTTATTATTCTCAAGAATTGATTTGGCGCCTTCGAAAATTATCTCAAGGTGCAGTTGCTCCTGCAACGTTCTGGCCCGAAGTTTGGCCCCGATGGGTATGAAAAGCAGTGTAGCCAGCAGGGACCCGTAAAAAGTGGTCAGAATGGCAACGGCCATTGCAGGCCCGATGGAAGCTGGATCCTCCAGATTTGAAAGCATCTGGACCAGACCGATCAGGGTTCCGAGCATTCCGAAGGCAGGCGCCAGACCGGCAAGACGCTTGTATACGTCCTGTGCAATCTTGTGCCGCCTTTTCATTGCAGAAATTTCAATAGCCAGAGTGGCCCGGATCAGTTCAGGATCGGCATTGTCCGCAATAAGCTGGCAGGATTTTCTAAGGACCACATTTTCCGTCTGAACGTTCTCAAGAGCGATCAGGCCTTCGCGGCGGCTGATTTCAGCAACCTTGACCATGATGTTGACTACATCGTTGACCCTGACTTTTCTGGAAGCGAAAGCCTTGAACCCGGCAAGCATGGCCTGCAGGACCTCTTCAAACGGAAAGGCAACGCAAATAGAGGCCAGGGTTCCGCCGACAACAATCATCATACCGGGAACGTTAATGAAAACATTAACGGCTCCGCCGATAAATATAGCTCCGACAACCAGGGAAAGCCCCACAAGCATGCCGATCAAAGTGGAAAAATCCATAGAATCCCGTTCTCTTTTCAGTTAGTAGTGGAGCAGGCGATAGAGCGGCGCAACAGCCCCTCCCCTGTGCAACACCTGCATTTCAACTTAAAAACACGAGCAAAGACTATGACCTCCCCCGAATCCATAAGTTATATTAACAGGCATATACTAGAAAAGATAGATAATTTTCAACCCGGAGCAACCGGGATAATCTTGGGTTCCGGGCTCGGCGAAGCAATCACACGTCTGGATGAATGCACCGAACTGTCTTATTCGGACATTCCCGGGTTTCCGGAATCAACAGTCAAAGGGCATGGCGGCAAACTGTTTTACGGTTTCATGGACGGAACGCCGGTTATGGTCTTCAGCGGTCGTTTTCATCTGTACGAAGGGTACAGTGCAGCAGAAGCATGCACCCCGGTAAGGGTGATGGGAGAACTCGGCATCGGCCGGATATTCATCACCAATGCTGCGGGAGCTCTCAACCCCCAATTCGATGCCGGCGACCTGATGCTGATCACCGATCACATAAATTTCACCGGATGCTCACCGCTTTCCGGGCCGAACCACGAAAAATGGGGCGTGCGCTTCCCGGATATGAGCCGGGTGTATTGCAAAGAACTGTGCAGCACAGCCATAGAAGCGGCCAAAACGGTTTCCGTGCGTCTGGAACGGGGTGTCTATGTTCAGGTGTCCGGCCCAAACCTTGAAACACCTGCTGAAACCCGCATGTTCAGGACTCTGGGAGCGGACGCCGTCGGGATGTCCACAGCCATTGAGGCCATTGCCGCAGTTCATATGGGCATAAAAGTCATGGGCATTGCCTGCCTGACCAACAAGAACCTCCCGGACTGCATGGCCGAAACAACTCACGAAGCGGTAATTGAGCAGGCGGCTAAATCATCTGCAGCCATGTCCGCCCTGATCAGAGAAATTATTTCCCGGCAGGATTAGCCGGAGTCGGAATTCCGGCGTTATTTGCCTGAATTGCTGACACAAATCACCCCTGAGCAGAGTCAATACACCGGATAAACACCGCTTTTATTCCATGGCATCTTCATTGCTTGACACTTGGCGCAGGAAAAGCCTGCATGGTTCCAGCATGCAACAACGGGGATAACCGATGAAATCAAGATCAGCCTTCATATTATTTGCCTTCATGGTCATGACCAGTATCTGCGCCTGCTCCGGATGGGAGGACCGCACACTGGACTACCTCGGAGAAAGACCTACAACAGGACCTTTCTTCAAGGAAGACAACACACCCATGGTGGAACTCAACTACAATGCAGGCGATACAATAGCCCGCCAGCTTGAAGAAAGGCTCCCTCCGGGGTCTCCCATTACCGTTACCATGTTCCGCATGCGCGGCAGTGAGATTCAAACAGATTTCGCAAAGGTTCTTACCGAACAGGTTGCATCCAGGCTGGCTCAGGAAGGCTTTGCCATAGTGGCCGACAGTTCCGGATTTCCGACAAAATCAGAAGACGCCGATTTTCCGGCCCCGGTCAAATGTGTTCTGGCCGGAGCATACTCGGTCGGTCAGGAACAGATCTTCATAACTGCTGCTGTTTCCACCGTAAAAGACGGTGAAATAATGGGCTCATACGACTGGAATGTTCCGCTCAACTCGAAGACCCGTTCACTGCTTCCGATTGAAGAGTCCCCGTATATGGAGCCGCTGGTGAACACTTCCGGACCGCTTGAAAAAGAAAGCAGCGGAAGCTTTGCAACAGGAGATGCAGCGCAGCCCGTGCCGATGCCCACTCCCATGCCCGGATTTGAACAGAACATAATGGAATAGTGTCCCGACCACATCAGGTGTCAGTTGAGCATTGCCGCGTAAAGTCGCCTGGCATGTCTTTTAGAGATTCCCAGACGCTCGGCTATTTCACTGGTCCCGATACCGGAGTTGCGAAGTTTCAGCACCTTTTCCCCAAGGCGTGCATGCCTTAGAAAACGGGTCGAAACATAGATACTTTCCCGCGAAAACTCGTTCATTACACTGAAAGCCGCGTTCTCCGGACATTTGTCCCCGGCCTTGACCTTATGCATTTCCCTGAGGATTGCCTCATACAAATCATTATCTCTCATCTCCCCTTCCTCCTTGTTTGTCTATAAAGATATATTAAATTCTATAAAGGACAGTCTCTGCCATTTTTTGGCGGCAAAATAAAAAAGCCGTTCCTGCGTAGGAACGGCTTTGCTTCAGAGGGGTTATGCGGGTACTTATTAAAAAAGCTTTTTGAGGGTATTTCCAAGCTCCTGAACCGGGTTCTTGTCCTTGGATTCAGTCCCGGAACTCTTCTTTCCGGAAAGTGTGTTGCCTATGCCTTCAAGGACATTTCCCACGCCTTCAATCACGCTACCGACAATCTTGAAACCGGATTTGGCAAGAATCACGGTAAACTTGGGCAGGTCAACCATAACGGAAGGATCGGCAACCTCCCCGGTCACGGTAAAAGGAACAGTCAGTCCGATAAGATCGTCCATACCCTTTCCGCCCTGACCTTCCAGTGTTCCAACAATCTTGGCATCAAGAGCGTAATCTATTTTCATGGTATTCAGATCAAGCGATCCTTGACCTGCAGCGCGCAGCAACGGGGACTGCATGACCAGATCCTTGTTTACGGCCACTCCGTTTTTTATGGTGGCGGTAGCGGAAACCTCTCCGAATTCAGTTCTCTTGCTGTCTCTCTTTCCGAACGCCCCGCCGGTCAATATGGAAAAGGCATCTCCGGCCAGATAAAGCATATCGAATCCGGAAACATAACCGTCAAGGACCTTGAAACCGAGCTTCCCGTTCAGATTGGCATAAATCGCCTTCAGGTCATTTCCTTTGGTGTTAAGTCCGGTATTGAAATCCACCTTACCGGAAAAGCTGTCCTTTCCGGTCATATCCTGAGCAAGCACCGCCCCATCCAGACCGCTGAGCGATGCGGACGTGGAAATAACCGGGAGCTTACCGCGCACATCAACAACGGCGGAGCTTGTGAAAGAGCCTTTTGCCAGGTTGAACGAAGCCGGCTTTACGGTCAGAACCCCGTCCTTTGCCCGCGCCTTGATAATCAGGTCCGTAAGTTTTGCCTTTGACGCAACCAGACTCTTCACGGACAGATCAGCCTTGAGGGTAAGCTTGCGCAGCAATTCAACCGGGATCAGCCCCTGATCTTCTGTGGCAGGTTCTGCTTTACCTTCTTTTTCAGCTGCGGATTTGCTTTCGGCCTTTTTCTTTTCAGCCGGTGGAAGATACCTGTCCACGTCAATGGAATCGACATCAACCTGCGCCACGATGTTCGGGCGATCCGGGGTTGCGATGGAGAACAGCCCCTTTACAGTAGTCTCATCAAGATTGACCAGCAGGTCCTTGATCTCTGCGGAACTTTTGGTTCCGGAAAAATTGAAATTCATCCCGACCGAGGTCAACGCCTTGGCGTCCGCTGTTTTCAGCGGTGTTCCCATCCTTTTCAGGGAATCTTTCAGATTAAAGGACGGGACATTGATGTCACCGGAAAATTTCATTTTTTTATTACCAAGATCGGAAGCCTTAAGATTGCCTTCCGCCCTCAGGCCATATGCCTCAAGAACGAGCCCGGATACATCCGCCGACTCTTTGAGCAGATCAAAAGCAGCATCACCGGAAATTTTGACCGTGCCTTTGCCCCCCGGAACAGCCTGCCCCGAAGCCTC
This window harbors:
- a CDS encoding MotA/TolQ/ExbB proton channel family protein, with translation MDFSTLIGMLVGLSLVVGAIFIGGAVNVFINVPGMMIVVGGTLASICVAFPFEEVLQAMLAGFKAFASRKVRVNDVVNIMVKVAEISRREGLIALENVQTENVVLRKSCQLIADNADPELIRATLAIEISAMKRRHKIAQDVYKRLAGLAPAFGMLGTLIGLVQMLSNLEDPASIGPAMAVAILTTFYGSLLATLLFIPIGAKLRARTLQEQLHLEIIFEGAKSILENNNPRLVYEKLSSFQAPKDRTGD
- a CDS encoding purine-nucleoside phosphorylase, which encodes MTSPESISYINRHILEKIDNFQPGATGIILGSGLGEAITRLDECTELSYSDIPGFPESTVKGHGGKLFYGFMDGTPVMVFSGRFHLYEGYSAAEACTPVRVMGELGIGRIFITNAAGALNPQFDAGDLMLITDHINFTGCSPLSGPNHEKWGVRFPDMSRVYCKELCSTAIEAAKTVSVRLERGVYVQVSGPNLETPAETRMFRTLGADAVGMSTAIEAIAAVHMGIKVMGIACLTNKNLPDCMAETTHEAVIEQAAKSSAAMSALIREIISRQD
- a CDS encoding AsmA family protein, which produces MGKVSKIAIWIVAGLVTVIAAAMVLATVLIDPNDYKDDISKIVRDKTGRELVFKGDLSLSVFPWIGVRTGGLALSNAKGFEGQDMLSLKSADVSLKLVPLIFGSIELNNIDVADLQLYLMRDKQGKTNWDDLVKAEEASAQAEAATPSDSKETKAEKGGASIPISVAGINIENAQIVWDDRMEDIRQAIDDCDINVNGFAPGDPFTFKIHVAASSTRPEINADINVSGKAELFEDFKKAGVTGLSVVVEASGQAVPGGKGTVKISGDAAFDLLKESADVSGLVLEAYGLRAEGNLKASDLGNKKMKFSGDINVPSFNLKDSLKRMGTPLKTADAKALTSVGMNFNFSGTKSSAEIKDLLVNLDETTVKGLFSIATPDRPNIVAQVDVDSIDVDRYLPPAEKKKAESKSAAEKEGKAEPATEDQGLIPVELLRKLTLKADLSVKSLVASKAKLTDLIIKARAKDGVLTVKPASFNLAKGSFTSSAVVDVRGKLPVISTSASLSGLDGAVLAQDMTGKDSFSGKVDFNTGLNTKGNDLKAIYANLNGKLGFKVLDGYVSGFDMLYLAGDAFSILTGGAFGKRDSKRTEFGEVSATATIKNGVAVNKDLVMQSPLLRAAGQGSLDLNTMKIDYALDAKIVGTLEGQGGKGMDDLIGLTVPFTVTGEVADPSVMVDLPKFTVILAKSGFKIVGSVIEGVGNVLEGIGNTLSGKKSSGTESKDKNPVQELGNTLKKLF